The Phycisphaeraceae bacterium DNA segment TCGTCCAGCTCGGTGCGGTCGGTGAGGATGAGCACCCGCGCGTCCTTCACGTGCTCGCGGATCCATTTGGCGAGCCAGACCATGATCAGGCTCTTGCCGCTGCCCTGGGTGTGCCAGAGGATGCCGCCCTCGCGCGCGCGCACCCGGGCCTGGGCTGCGCGCACGCCGAAGTACTGGTTGTGGCGGCAGGTCTTCTTGATGCCGGCGTCGAAGACCATGAAGTCGTGGATGACTTCCAGCAGCCGCGCTTTGCCGCAAAGCTGGCCCAACTCGCGCAGCAGCGGGTTGTCACCGGCCGCCGCCAGCACCTCTGCGGGCGCCTCCGCCTCCTTCCAGCGCAGCCAGTACTTCTCCGGCGTCTCGATCACGCCGTAGCGCAGCCCCTCGGTGTCGTTGCCCGCCAGGACGAGCTGCACCGTGGTGTAGAAGGGGCGGATGAACTCCTTCTTCTGGCTGTCCAGGCTCTGGCGGATGCCCTCGCTCACGGAGACGATTGAGCGCTTCAGTTCCAGCACGCCCAGGGCGATGCCGTTCACGTAGAGAACGAGGTCGGGCCGCTTGGTGTGAACGCCATACACCGTCACCTCCTCGGCGACGGCGAAGTCGTTGTTCTCCGGATGCTCCCAGTCGATCAGCCAGACTGTGACGGTCTGCTCGCCGACCTCGGGCCTGACCTTCACGCCGTAGCGCAGCAGGCCGTAGACCTCGCGGTTGGCGTCGTAGAGCGTCCTGCTGCCGCCCAGCGCCGCGGCCTTGTTCAACTCGAAGAGCGCGCGGTTGATGAGCTTGTCGCCGTGCCCCTGCCGCTGGAGCCAGTCGATGAGGCGCTCCTCTTCGATGTTGCTGTTGCCCTCGCGGTCCTTCCAGTGGCCGAGGTAGGCGTAGCCGAGCGCGTCGCGCAAAAAGGCGTTTACCCGCTGCTGGGTCTTTATCTCGCGCTGTCCAACGCCGCTCATGCCGCAGCCTCCGGCTTCACAAGCCGCACGCGGCCGGTGAGGAGCTGCTGCATCATGCCCTGCTTGATGGCGCGGGTCTTGTCGCGGCGGGTTTCAAGCGCGGCGATTTCGGCGTCCATGTCGAAGAGGACGGTTGCGATGGCCCGCTGCTCATCAATAGGGGGCAGCCTTAGCGGGGCCTCGAGCACGTTTTGATTCTCGAAGTTAACCTGGCTCTCCGCCATTCCCGTAGTGCGCTCGTCAAGGAAGCGCTGCGTATGTTTGGAGCCAAGTGCGGCTGCTAGTACTAGCGGCACGGCCTTCTGTGCGTGTGGCCGTAGCCCAATCATCTTGCCCGAAACGATAATCCGGTCCGGTACGTAATCGACCCAGGCGGACACTCCAACGCGGTGTCTAGGCCCGGCCTTTGTGATGATCACATCTCCGACTCTGACCTTTTGATGCTCGCGGCCCCAATAGGCACGCGGAAGCGCTTTGTGTTGCCTCCAAGCCCACCCGTTCTCGACGGTCGCTGCCGTGGTTTTGAGAACACCCCACTCTTCTTCGCCACTGATGTTCCGTTCTTCACATGTCGGACTTGGCCCACAGAAATACCGGGTGATCACATCCCGAACTTGTCGACTCTCCCACTCCCCGCTGAAGCCCGGCAGGCGAGTCTTGCCGGTGAGGAGTTGCTGCATGGCGGCCTGCTTGATGGCCCGCTTCTTGGCGATCAGCGCCTCCAACGCCCCGAGCAACCCATCCACATCCG contains these protein-coding regions:
- a CDS encoding restriction endonuclease subunit S is translated as MSTKATQFRDASPCRGKKAKAQAQDVRPGYKRTELGIIPESWEVVRLDERCVTYSGGTPDTSRPDFYGGEIPWITSGDLNAGRVREVAGRITKNGLNSSSAKMVRRGDLVLALYGATAGVVAITEIDAAINQAVLAIRTDVCDHEYLFQHLANRKTQIIDTYTQGGQPNLSGAIIRSLLIALPPHAEQRAIAEALSDVDGLLGALEALIAKKRAIKQAAMQQLLTGKTRLPGFSGEWESRQVRDVITRYFCGPSPTCEERNISGEEEWGVLKTTAATVENGWAWRQHKALPRAYWGREHQKVRVGDVIITKAGPRHRVGVSAWVDYVPDRIIVSGKMIGLRPHAQKAVPLVLAAALGSKHTQRFLDERTTGMAESQVNFENQNVLEAPLRLPPIDEQRAIATVLFDMDAEIAALETRRDKTRAIKQGMMQQLLTGRVRLVKPEAAA